The window GTCACGCCGTTGCTGCCGAGGGCGACGCCCTTGGCGAGCCCCTGCTTTACCCCGAGCCGCGCCGACTcctcgagcgcggcggcgaaccGCGCGACGGTGCTACCCTCCGCCACCGAGGCGTACACGGCGCGCGCCGACGACACGGCCTGCTCGGCGACGGCGCCCGGGCGCCCGTACTGGTCCCTGATCCGGCGGGCGATGCCGGCGAGGAACCGGCCATAGACGACCCCGGGGACGACGAGCAGCAGCGCGGACGGCAGCGCCACCAGCGCGAGCCTCCAGAGCACCGCGAAGCCGAGGACGTAGCAGCCGACGAACAGGGCGACGTTCATAGCGAAGTTCGGGAGCTTCTCTGCCAGCGCGTCCTGCACGGCGAGGCTGTCGCTGGAGACGCTGGTCGCCACCTCCGACGCCGAGCCGGCCGCCCTGAGGTCGAAGTACTCCATGTCCTGCCGGAGCACCGCTCGCAGGTACCTCGCCCGCATCCGCGACGCTTGCCGCTCCGCCGTGCGCGCCCAGCAGTAGCCCTCTGACGACACATCGAACGCACTGCGCCTCAGATCAGTTCAGAGCTCAGACCGATCGATCCTCCTCTGAAATCTGAATCATGCGTGTGCTGGGGAGTTGTTAATTACCTAGGAACGCCATGACCCATGAGACGCACGCCAAGAAGACGAGGTTCCTCGCGTTCTGTGATCAGATCATATCAGGATGCAATGCGATGGCAAGCAAGCTGCCTCGTCAGTCTCCGGTAACCTACCTCGTCTATCCTGGACGTGAACTCCCGGACGAGGCCGGGGCCGCGACCCAAGTCGTTGGTGACGCGGATGAAGAGGAGCAGCGTCGCCGGGAACGACAAGCCGTCGCCCATGGCGCCCACCAGGCCCAGCAGCATCAGCGCCGCGTCCACCGCGTCCGCGTGCGCGAACACCGACATGAACGACGGCgacgaccgcgccgccgccggcgcttctTCCTTCTCCCCTGCGGCCGTTGCCGCGCTGCTACCCATgtccggcgagctcgcgcgcATCGCTAGGCTGGCagctagtgtgtgtgtgtgtgtgtgttttgagACAGGTTGGCAGCTAGCTGGAGTTGATTTCAGTTTTGTGGGACCGATGCGATCGACACGAAAGGATTGCGATCTTGGCCTGGCGTGTTGGCGAGTCGCCACTGCTTGAGCATCTCAACTGCCCCCCAGTGGCATCTCGAATAGAGTAGTATAGATGATGATGCACAGCACAGGTAATCACGACATAGACATGCATGGACGGCACGCTAGCTGCTGCCTGCACTTGCGCACAGGTACGGTGTGAACGAAATCGTTGAGATCGAGCTAGCATTAGTTTTTTTACTAGCATTAGTCAAACTATACGCAGGCATGTACCGGggtttatgttcatcttgtcaCGACTCGATCTGTAATTGGCCTGTTGGAAAACTTCACATTCGTTCAAGGTCAGGTACTAAGTAGCAGTGCGCCTGGAGCTGTTtaattagtaccggctggagccaccagctgaCACTAAAATGCACCACCGACGTCCGCGCGCAACAGCTAGTGGCCACTTAGTACGCGTTCATCAGTCAAGTGCCTGTGGATGAAGTTTTGTTGCAGATCTCGCGTATAGTCTATTAATCAGAGTGTAATAAAGCTACTTACTCTCTTTTATTTACGTCGTTGAACATTGACTTTGATATATTCATTTATGACGTATTTGTAACTTGAACCTGGCGCACATACAATGTGCATCTGATCCCTTTctgaaaccgggtgtgacaatgCCCGACGTAATCGTGTGTACATACATGGTGTATcagttgttgttgctgcacaaGTTATTTATAAACTTATTCATTTGTGctagtttatatttttttcacgTCTCGTGGGTCAACTACGTACGTACGTTCAGCTCGACCGGCCGAGCTCATGGAATCATGGGCAGAAGACGACGTTGTAGTTGGTGCCGCCGGGGCAAGTGTAGGTGCTGGTGTCGTCGTCCTTGGGGTAGCTGTAGGCGTCCGGGCACAGCCCCTTGAAGAACCTGGAGTAGTCCGTGGGCCCGCAGCTGTTCGCCGCCGGGCCGGTGCAGCAGTACTCGTCGGTCTTGAACACGGTGCACGGGTTGTCGCAGCCGCCGGGGGCCTGCAGCGCGGCGGGGCACTGCGCCGCGACGTCGGCGTCGCACCGCGGCCCGCCCTTGGCGCacccggagccgccgccggcgggcaggAAGTCCATGGGCACGTTGAAGCCGTCCACCAGGGAGATGTCGATGAAGTCGAGCCCCTGGAACTGGTTCAGCCCGAACTCGGCCAGCGTGTTGGGCGGCTGCCCGTACTGCGTGCAGCGCAGCACGCCGCCGCAGTCCCCCGTCTGGCACCGCCCGTTGCCGCTGCCGTCGAAGGAGCAGCCCGTGCGCGCCCACACGCGGCCGCCCGTTGTCCCCGCCGGCACGTCGATGCTCCACGTCGCCCCGTTGTCCAGCTGCTGCCCGCCGCCCGGCACGGCCGCTGCCCACACGGTGTACGGGCAGTTGTTGGTCACGGTGAAGGTGGCCGCGTCGGCAGCGGCCGCGAGTAGGAGGACGACGAGCGGGAGGAGGTGGACGGAAGCCATTTCGTTCACTTTCTAGTACGGTAGAGATGCTGATGCATAGTGGAGCGGAACGGGTGAGTATATATAGCTGTGGATGTGGTGTGGATCGATGAACTGGAAGAATTCAACATTTGCGTGCTGGAATTTTCTCGCCGAGTTTCCAAGCTTCCACGAATTTGCGTGCTGGAATTTTCTCGCCGAGTTCGGCAGGGAAAAATCAGGGGATCAGGGGTCAGTCAttcttgagagagagagagagagagagagagagagagagagagagagagagagagagagagagagagagagagatcactCAGGGGTCAGTCACCGGCGACCGGCTAGCGTCTCGGAATTCCTCGCGAGGAAAGCTATCCGGCGCTTTTCAGCCAAATTTCCTGCACTGCTCATGACCTGGTCAGAAGCTCAGAGTACCGTCCCGTCTGAGAGCGGTGGAAATGCATCACCTGAATAACCGTCGCTTTCCTATGAGTTATTCGctgtggcaaaaaaaaaatgaaatcaaataaatagtcGAAAACATATGTTGTTCTTAGTTTGCAACTAccaagtagtagtagtagtagtggtGGATGATAAGTCTTTGATTTAAATTATCTGTGCGGTTGCcacaaaatagaaaaaaggATTTATTCCCCGAAGTTTCTTCGTTGGTTCACCATATGTTTCTGCTGACAGAGTCACGGTTACGTAATAGGAGCACTAAATCTTCTTCgggaagaaggaaaaaaaaagagttggaaAAATGATCAGTGGAGCGTTGGTTCACCATATGTCACGGCGTGATGAACGGACAAGTGAAGAATCTGAATGCCAAAGGCGCATCCGGCGTGGATTTTTGAGTGTCTATTCGCTGGTGTCCGCCGCCATGCTTAGTTTACAGTTGCCCGTAAGTTTCCTTCCTCCCGGTCGATTTTTTCCACCGCAGCACATAGTGGGCCTTACTGTGCTAACATATCTTCTCTCCTGCAGCGCATATCCCACTCACGTGATCCCCCTCTTTCTCACCCGCTCCCTTTCTCCTCTATCtcattttctctttcttcttctggatccaggcgaggcgagcgctggggccggcggcgctccccaaCGCGGACGCCGTGCTCGCCTTCCTCGCGGGCCTCGGGCTCTCCCCGAAGGaggtcgccgccgtcgtggcctCCAACCCACGCGTCCTCTGCGCGCGCATCAACCGGTCCCTGGCGCCCATCTCCGCGGAGCTCCGCGCGCTGGGGCTCTCCCCGTTCCAGATCGCGCGCCTCGCGCAGATCGCCGGCCGGTACTTCCTTTGCCGCAGCTTCGTCTCCAAGGTGCGGTTCTGGCTCCCGATCTTCAGCTCCCCGGAGCGGCTGCTCCAGGCCAGCGACTGgaactacttttttttttcatacaaatttgtatacaaatttttttagatgtactttttttgtttcttccatttgataaatttctctgtcaaaatttttctcgtaaattttttttatctcaccaatttgttttttgaaattttttctacccaccaaaatttcactcgaaaaattatttgactcataaaaaatgtctgaatttatttttttcaaaaaacgacaaaaaaatttctaaaaacgaaaaaaaaactgTTGGAAAATTGACCGTACGGGAGCCTCCCGTACGGTTGAGCCTcccgtacggttgaccgtaaactAGCGTGACCCGGTGTCCACCCTTCGTGACAGCCCTTACTCTTGAGATCAATACAAGGATTCCATTCCTCTCTCATCTCTCATTTACATTTGAGCACTTCTGGCTCTGTTTGTTTTCATCAGTTTTTGTTTAGtccctgtcacatcaaaaagaattttaCCATTTAGcaatatcaaataaaatttatttataaagctTTTTTACAGATGGGTGCtaatttgcgagatgaatctaatgagtctaattaattcatgatttgctacagtgatattacagtaactatccgctaattaCGGATTAACATACCtcactagattcgtctcgcaatttggCCAcagagttctgcagttagttttgtaatcagattttatttaatattaataaatatCAAAATTCTTTTGAATATAACATAGTCTAAAATTTAGCTCAGAAACCAACCCTAAACACATAAAGCAGCGGGGGCCGGAACAGGCTCGCCAGCGCccaagcggcagcggcagcggcagcggcagcggcagtggGGCTCACCTGCACGTGCCTAGCGATGCGGTGACGGTTGCGGCTTGGCTGGTGGGCAGGACTGGAGAGGCCGAGGACATTGGCCTCCTTTGGTTCCCATTCTAGGGATTCTAGAATGGCTTTTTTAGCCCCCGCATGAAGAGtcaaatgaagtttatttgtaaattttttttcagaaatgggtgtaattttttgcgacgaatctaatgacggtaattaatcgacgattagctacagtgatgatacagtaaccatccttaaatcacgcggtcaaagggcTCGTTAGaatcttcagggttcctagcgcggAGGTTCTGAAattggttttataaactgactttgtttgacaccgtaattagcagtTAAAGTATCACTATTCCCTAGAATGGcataaaccaaacaaggccattcaGTATTGACTGGTAGCTCGAGTCATCCCTTGTTTTGGCtccttcaaaattttaaaactttataagattccacatcacatcaaatttttgaacgcatgcatgaagtattaaatgtagctaaacaaaataactaattacacaatttgtctgtaatttgcgagacgaatcttttgagtctagttaactCATAAtcggacaataattaccaaatataaacgaaagtgctacaatactTTACGGCTTTCTTTttacgcatctaaacaaggcttcAATACTAAATGGGGAGCgagctttagtaccggctggagtaTTAGCTCACTTTTTTCCTTCCCGAGTCCGTGCCAACCATTTGACGGagctcgggttcttcttctccaTGGCGACAAAGagaggaggtgctgcccatttttctcaagttttgtggGGATTTCACTCATCCAAGTATGTCAGAGGTTTGCAACCTCATTATATCTTCTTTGTTTGTCTTTATTctttatttaatgctccatagttagagaaatttgtgattCTTGGAAAGAGTGagaatgagcatgatttttttaatttatacaTTGATTTGAGATGTATAGACCGATGACTTGAACTTAGAGAATATCTATTGGATAGTTTGGATGTGGCTAATTtatattaaatttttttaattattttcaaGTGACATGGTTAGTTTGGTAGTTGGTATGCTTTTAGGTAGATTCTAGTTTTATACATGTATATAATAGATAAATTGCAATTTGAATGCTTATGTGAATGTGAAATGTCAAATGGAATAATTATTGAAAGTGAAACTAAGATGTATACTTGATATTTATTTGTAATTTTAATGAATTATTTTGATACTCTAATGAtatatttattcaggctcacattaaAACCGTCGAGAagttaaaaaaatctttatttttgaatatatatatatatgtgtgtgtatgtatgtatatgtcatTAACCTTGaacctgcggtgatgacactaccATTCGGAGTTAGCATCGACATTCGCGACACGATGCGGAATAAGAACGTGATGAAGAAGTACGGCCTTGGCCCAATGAGAAAATTCTCATCTCATCGTCTTATTTTATATCTTTGCTCTTGGTAATATATGGCTTTCATTGGATTATTTTACAGGAGAACAATTTAGTCTAAGCAAACTATCATGAATAAATGAATAATTCTTCAATGCGGCCAATAGTGCAACTATAGAAACTTAtttaattatataataaataaagagAGATTATATCAAATTATCCCCATACGGATCTGGCGGCCGAAGGTGGACGGCGGCCATCGGCATGAGTGGGTGGCGACCATCCGCGGgctggcgggccggcggcgatggagcgGCGGCCGGATTCGATGGCGCTGGGCCCGATCCGGCGGCCgcaggcggacggcggccgTCGGCACGGGCAAGCGGTGGCAGGCTGCGGCGGGCCAGCGGCGGCTCCTCCCTCCCGGCTAGATCAGGGATGGGGCAGGCACGGCAACAGGCGCTGGCGGCGGGGAACAGCAGCTGATGGGCATGGAGGGTTTGAGATGGGTCGTTGGcgggcttttcttttcttttttttatttttttattccatTTACTGTGGCGGACATGTAAATCGCCTCAGATAATGCTATGATTAACTGTGATGTTATCTCTAGGCGGTTGCAAAAACCGCCTCATTTAATGCTTTTTGCCCGTCTCAATAAGATTTGTGTAGTAGAGATAACTCAtctataaactacgagacgaatttattaagactaattaatccatcatcagCACATTACTATAGCTTTACattagcaatttagtgtctaacgGCCAAATCTTCTCTCATCCTAGCAAGATCGGCCTCATAGTTACCCGTAGATGTTTGGTCAAAACGATGTGTCGTAGGATCAGTAGTGGACATCATTTGTGCGGCATACTGCGGATTGGCCCTAAgccaatcatcccaaacatccttGGGCAACGGTGGAGGAAAAAGGGGTTCACCGTATGATTTCGTCGTATATGGCGGCACAAAATCCGCCAATTCTCGCTCCAGACTATAATCAGCCGAACCAGGAGGAGGCGTGACTTGTGGCTGTGATGCAGAACCGAGCACCATGgcatcggtctaaccggtctgagtgaccggtctgaccggtctgcccaccggggcaccggtctgactggtcggtgcgaccgatctgaccggttcggCCCTGGACGGCCGAACTGAGCCCGGCGGGGGTGTCTATCCCGCGAAATAATTCAGCGGCATCCCATACTGATAATTCTCTGACGGTGCGGCCTAAAGACTAGGGTTAGGGATAAAATTAGAATATTCATTGACAGGCTTTTTACCCTTGTTTTGCATACTCAAGTCAATAAGTATATCTTGCGTAAGTTTTTGAGATTGTTCGAATCTCCTAAAAAAGGCATCGGCGAACTGCTTAATCGAATCGAAGGTAAAACTTACCTCACTTGGAGTGGAAGCAGATGAAGCAGCAGCTGTAGCCGTAGTAGATGGGTTCGGCGGTGGCAGTGCAAATATGGGTATGCTGAATTCCTCCTTCTTGAACACGCCTTGCCGAATCTTCCCGAAGCATGCAAGCAATCTATTCTTGGCGTCCTCCTGTTTCTTCTGGAACGCAGCCTCGAATTGCTTGCATGTCTCCTCAGGTATGACTTCGTACTTGATGTCAATGGGAGTCACATCTACCTTGGGATCAACCTTTTCACCGCCATTGCGCCCGATAAACTCAGatctgtccccagcggagtcgccaaaaagtatgttgacgcaaaatTGGCCAACACACAAGCGTTAGAACGCGCAGGATCACAACGATCA is drawn from Panicum virgatum strain AP13 chromosome 1N, P.virgatum_v5, whole genome shotgun sequence and contains these coding sequences:
- the LOC120656043 gene encoding alpha-amylase/trypsin inhibitor-like isoform X1, whose protein sequence is MASVHLLPLVVLLLAAAADAATFTVTNNCPYTVWAAAVPGGGQQLDNGATWSIDVPAGTTGGRVWARTGCSFDGSGNGRCQTGDCGGVLRCTQYGQPPNTLAEFGLNQFQGLDFIDISLVDGFNVPMDFLPAGGGSGCAKGGPRCDADVAAQCPAALQAPGGCDNPCTVFKTDEYCCTGPAANSCGPTDYSRFFKGLCPDAYSYPKDDDTSTYTCPGGTNYNVVFCP
- the LOC120656043 gene encoding thaumatin-like protein isoform X2; the protein is MASVHLLPLVVLLLAAAADAATFTVTNNCPYTVWAAAVPGGGQQLDNGATWSIDVPAGTTGGRVWARTGCSFDGSGNGRCQTGDCGGVLRCTQYGQPPNTLAEFGLNQFQGLDFIDISLVDGFNVPMDFLPAGGGSGCPAALQAPGGCDNPCTVFKTDEYCCTGPAANSCGPTDYSRFFKGLCPDAYSYPKDDDTSTYTCPGGTNYNVVFCP
- the LOC120656043 gene encoding thaumatin-like protein isoform X3, whose product is MASVHLLPLVVLLLAAAADAATFTVTNNCPYTVWAAAVPGGGQQLDNGATWSIDVPAGTTGGRVWARTGCSFDGSGNGRCQTGDCGGVLRCTQYGQPPNTLAEFGLNQFQGLDFIDISLVDGFNVPMDFLPAGGGSGCPAALQAPGGCDNPCTVFKTDEYCCTGPAANSCGPTDYSRFFKGLCPDAYSYPKDDDTSTYTCPGGTNYNVVFCP